A genomic segment from Nocardiopsis sp. Huas11 encodes:
- a CDS encoding NAD-dependent succinate-semialdehyde dehydrogenase, producing MSDREARVVAQVDKKLFVGGAWTDAASGAVLAVEDPSTRETLCEVADAGKEDALAALDAAQRAQPSWAKVAPRERSEILYRGYQLLMERQEDLAVLMTLEMGKPLAEARGEIAYAAEFLRWFSEEAVRIEGGFSTSPDGKSRFLIMRQPVGPCMLITPWNFPMAMGTRKIGPAIAAGCTMILKPAHQTPLSALALAGILAEAGLPEGVLSVLPTTDPGGVTEPLLSDGRIRKLSFTGSTAVGRKLLEQSAGQVLRTSMELGGNAPFLVFDDADLDAAVDGAMLAKMRNIGEACTAANRIYAQAGIADEFSQRLSDRMGALRMGRGLDDGVNVGPLIDDKARTKVQSLVDDAVDRGARVLVGGGPGEGAGHFYQPTVLADVPFSAELSNTEIFGPVAPVLTFDTEEEALRVANDTEFGLVSYLYTTDLNRAMRVSEALETGMVGLNQGVVSNPAAPFGGVKHSGLGREGGRVGIDEFLDTKYVGIGGI from the coding sequence ATGTCGGATCGGGAAGCACGCGTCGTCGCGCAGGTGGACAAGAAGCTCTTCGTGGGAGGCGCCTGGACCGACGCCGCCTCGGGGGCCGTCCTCGCCGTCGAGGACCCCTCCACGCGCGAGACCCTCTGCGAGGTCGCCGACGCGGGCAAGGAGGACGCCCTCGCCGCGCTGGACGCCGCACAGCGGGCACAGCCGAGCTGGGCCAAGGTGGCTCCCCGCGAGCGGAGCGAGATCCTCTACCGCGGCTACCAGCTCCTCATGGAACGCCAGGAGGACCTGGCCGTCCTGATGACCCTGGAGATGGGCAAGCCCCTCGCCGAGGCCCGGGGCGAGATCGCCTACGCCGCCGAGTTCCTCCGCTGGTTCTCCGAGGAGGCCGTCCGGATCGAGGGAGGTTTCTCCACCTCGCCCGACGGCAAGTCGCGCTTCCTCATCATGCGCCAGCCGGTCGGCCCCTGCATGCTCATCACCCCCTGGAACTTCCCCATGGCGATGGGCACCCGCAAGATCGGGCCCGCCATCGCCGCGGGCTGCACCATGATCCTCAAGCCGGCCCACCAGACGCCCCTGTCCGCCCTGGCCCTGGCCGGGATCCTCGCCGAGGCGGGGCTGCCCGAGGGCGTCCTGAGCGTCCTGCCCACCACGGACCCAGGCGGCGTCACCGAGCCCCTGCTCAGCGACGGCCGCATCCGCAAGCTGTCGTTCACCGGTTCCACCGCCGTGGGCCGCAAGCTCCTCGAACAGAGCGCGGGGCAGGTCCTGCGCACGTCGATGGAGCTCGGTGGGAACGCGCCCTTCCTCGTCTTCGACGACGCCGACCTCGACGCCGCCGTCGACGGCGCGATGCTGGCCAAGATGCGCAACATCGGTGAGGCCTGCACCGCCGCCAACCGCATCTACGCCCAGGCGGGGATCGCCGACGAGTTCTCCCAGCGGCTGAGCGACCGCATGGGGGCCCTGCGGATGGGCCGCGGCCTGGACGACGGCGTCAACGTCGGCCCGCTCATCGACGACAAGGCGCGGACCAAGGTCCAGAGCCTGGTCGACGACGCCGTCGACCGCGGCGCCCGCGTCCTGGTCGGCGGCGGCCCCGGCGAGGGCGCCGGGCACTTCTACCAGCCCACCGTGCTCGCCGACGTGCCCTTCTCGGCGGAGCTGTCCAACACCGAGATCTTCGGACCGGTGGCCCCGGTCCTCACCTTCGACACCGAGGAGGAGGCGCTCCGCGTCGCCAACGACACCGAGTTCGGCCTGGTCAGCTACCTGTACACCACCGACCTCAACCGTGCGATGCGGGTCAGCGAGGCCCTGGAGACCGGCATGGTCGGCCTGAACCAGGGCGTGGTGTCCAACCCGGCGGCGCCGTTCGGCGGCGTGAAGCACTCCGGCCTGGGGCGTGAGGGCGGCCGCGTGGGCATCGACGAGTTCCTGGACACGAAGTACGTGGGCATCGGCGGCATCTGA
- a CDS encoding GntR family transcriptional regulator yields the protein MPAPGQLRPVPRRSTAELIADQLREAIMYGSLAPGDQLGEAELAGQLGVSRGPLREAMQRLVQEGLLRSERHRGLFVRELTPDDVRDIYVARLAVERTACELIMRGNRGEALARLTPALNALAEAAAGRDRTAMSNADQAFHRTLVSCAGNRRLERMAQTLLVETRMCLSVMQGVYPEPEEILEEHRRLLDAIVEGDEERLLALIESHMVDTVERINAERVTAAPGAESATGPEQAPEPTPKPEAGV from the coding sequence ATGCCCGCCCCAGGTCAGCTGAGACCCGTGCCCCGGCGGTCGACCGCCGAACTCATCGCCGACCAGTTGCGTGAGGCGATCATGTACGGCTCGCTGGCCCCGGGCGACCAGCTCGGAGAGGCCGAACTGGCCGGGCAGTTGGGAGTGAGCCGCGGCCCGCTGCGCGAGGCGATGCAACGCCTGGTGCAGGAAGGGCTGCTGCGCAGTGAGCGGCACAGGGGACTGTTCGTGCGCGAGCTCACTCCCGACGACGTCCGTGACATCTACGTGGCACGCCTGGCGGTGGAGCGGACCGCGTGCGAGCTGATCATGCGGGGCAACCGGGGCGAGGCGCTGGCGCGGCTCACCCCGGCCCTGAACGCGCTCGCCGAGGCCGCCGCCGGACGCGACCGGACCGCGATGAGCAACGCCGACCAGGCCTTCCACCGCACGCTCGTCAGCTGTGCCGGCAACCGGCGGCTGGAACGGATGGCGCAGACGCTGCTGGTGGAGACCCGCATGTGCCTGTCGGTGATGCAGGGGGTGTACCCGGAGCCGGAGGAGATCCTGGAGGAGCACCGACGCCTGCTCGACGCCATCGTCGAGGGCGACGAGGAGCGGCTGCTCGCGCTGATCGAGTCGCACATGGTGGACACGGTCGAGCGGATCAACGCCGAGCGCGTGACCGCCGCCCCAGGCGCGGAGTCGGCGACCGGGCCGGAACAGGCACCGGAGCCGACGCCGAAGCCAGAGGCGGGCGTCTGA
- a CDS encoding maleate cis-trans isomerase encodes MTRVGFLYPGFSAEDDYKAFESTLDGVELPVVHTLMREDAHRVDALLDVGSGEVLSEGARELAGMGVDAAVWACTSGSFVFGWEGAREQVRGVREASGAPASSTSFAFVHALSQLRLSRVAIAATYPDDVAQRFVEFLSAAGVSVLSLASHGIATAAEVGRLDPDEAVDFVITNDHPRAEAVLVPDTALHSADLIEPLEALLGKPVLTANQVSIWEGLRLAGETRIRSGPGALFRAGSAAVTDALGAH; translated from the coding sequence ATGACCCGCGTCGGATTCCTCTATCCCGGCTTCAGCGCCGAGGACGACTACAAGGCGTTCGAGTCCACGCTCGACGGCGTCGAGCTCCCCGTCGTGCACACGCTCATGCGGGAGGACGCCCACCGGGTGGACGCCCTCCTGGACGTGGGCAGCGGTGAGGTGCTCTCCGAGGGCGCCCGCGAGCTCGCCGGGATGGGGGTCGACGCGGCGGTCTGGGCGTGCACGAGCGGCAGCTTCGTGTTCGGCTGGGAGGGCGCCCGCGAGCAGGTGCGCGGGGTGCGGGAGGCCTCGGGCGCGCCGGCGTCGAGCACCTCGTTCGCGTTCGTGCACGCCCTGAGCCAGCTGCGGCTCTCCCGGGTGGCGATCGCGGCCACCTACCCCGACGACGTCGCGCAGCGCTTCGTCGAGTTCCTGTCCGCGGCCGGGGTGAGCGTGCTGTCCCTGGCCAGCCACGGCATCGCCACCGCGGCCGAGGTGGGGCGGCTCGACCCGGACGAGGCCGTGGACTTCGTCATCACCAACGACCACCCCCGGGCGGAGGCCGTGCTGGTCCCCGACACCGCCCTGCACAGCGCGGACCTCATCGAACCCCTGGAGGCGCTGCTGGGCAAGCCGGTCCTCACCGCGAACCAGGTCAGCATCTGGGAGGGTCTGCGGCTGGCGGGCGAGACCAGGATCAGGAGCGGACCGGGCGCCCTGTTCCGTGCCGGCTCGGCGGCGGTCACCGACGCTCTGGGCGCGCACTAG
- a CDS encoding Asp/Glu racemase: protein MRIDGDNRIVEDSGTDHEVVELAAATRTPWQSGVGVIAPYDFALDRELWRWTPDDISLHVTRLPYVHVPVTVDQAAALSQEDNVDPAVRALLAPEPLSLGYMCASGSFVHGAEGERRLHRTMMDAGAPAAVTTSGALIQALTALDVERVAVVTPYVDSVTDRLLSYLGEHRIDVTSSVGLGLLSHIWKVDYAEVSRAVHSVDHPDAQAVYISCTNVQTYDIIAPLERELGKPVIAANQVTMWAVLRAAGRHAVARGQRLLNATAPTTLV from the coding sequence ATGCGAATCGACGGAGACAACAGGATCGTCGAGGACTCCGGAACCGATCACGAGGTCGTCGAACTGGCGGCCGCCACGCGGACGCCGTGGCAGTCGGGGGTCGGCGTGATCGCCCCCTACGACTTCGCGCTCGACCGCGAGTTGTGGCGGTGGACGCCCGACGACATCTCGCTGCACGTGACGCGACTGCCCTACGTGCACGTTCCGGTGACCGTCGACCAGGCCGCCGCGCTGAGCCAGGAGGACAACGTCGACCCCGCGGTCCGCGCGCTGCTCGCCCCCGAACCGCTGTCCCTCGGGTACATGTGCGCCTCCGGGAGCTTCGTGCACGGGGCCGAGGGCGAGCGCCGCCTGCACAGGACGATGATGGACGCCGGCGCGCCCGCCGCGGTGACCACCTCGGGCGCGCTCATCCAGGCGCTGACCGCCCTGGACGTCGAACGCGTCGCCGTCGTCACGCCCTACGTCGACAGCGTGACCGACCGCCTCCTGTCCTACCTGGGCGAACACCGCATCGACGTGACCTCCAGCGTGGGGCTGGGACTGCTCAGCCACATCTGGAAGGTCGACTACGCCGAGGTCTCCCGGGCGGTGCACTCGGTCGACCACCCGGACGCCCAGGCCGTGTACATCAGCTGCACCAACGTGCAGACCTACGACATCATCGCGCCCCTGGAGCGGGAGCTCGGCAAGCCCGTGATCGCCGCCAACCAGGTGACCATGTGGGCGGTGCTCAGGGCCGCGGGACGGCACGCGGTCGCACGCGGCCAGCGCCTGCTCAACGCGACGGCGCCGACCACCTTGGTGTGA
- a CDS encoding DUF3830 family protein translates to MTITLPKRGVSCVAELLDKDAPRTCEAVWNALPQGDAVQHAKYARNEVYTMVPRFAETEPGQENPTVTPIPGDIVYFSFDGGMLDRGFKEDKGIGHLPGVIDLALFYGRNNLLLNGDVGWVPGNVFATVVENLPAMAEACNDVWRSGSVGERLLYERSSR, encoded by the coding sequence ATCACCATCACGCTGCCCAAACGCGGTGTCTCCTGCGTGGCCGAACTCCTGGACAAGGACGCCCCGCGCACGTGTGAGGCGGTGTGGAACGCGCTGCCCCAGGGCGACGCCGTGCAGCACGCCAAGTACGCGCGCAACGAGGTTTACACCATGGTTCCGCGCTTCGCCGAGACCGAACCGGGCCAGGAGAACCCCACCGTCACCCCCATCCCCGGCGACATCGTGTACTTCTCCTTCGACGGAGGCATGCTCGACCGCGGGTTCAAGGAGGACAAGGGCATCGGCCACCTCCCCGGCGTCATCGACCTCGCCCTGTTCTACGGGCGCAACAACCTGCTGCTCAACGGCGACGTCGGCTGGGTCCCCGGCAACGTGTTCGCCACCGTCGTCGAGAACCTGCCCGCGATGGCCGAGGCGTGCAACGACGTCTGGCGCTCCGGCAGTGTCGGCGAGCGCCTGCTGTACGAGCGGTCGTCCCGCTGA